In bacterium, a single genomic region encodes these proteins:
- a CDS encoding OmpA family protein has protein sequence MARKKKDDEPAPDTFVVLFAALSILILAFFILLNSIATMDEKRTRTALASVVGTFGVMPGSQPINLTMNTIDDEVTRQVVDKWMEKWKERAGYTVSDAMKKVIASVSLQDDIGMDIEGDDLRLTFPAAIAFNAGETELSPEAQTILSAISELSVGLRSNLIIEGHASDDESQDAWRISAWRGSAAARFLVEFGGVPAEMLTVRGLGANHPANPADPAANRRVVVILKKVKPRSMLASSMDFWKTWGAKDPWREPTTSNLPEPE, from the coding sequence GTGGCGCGCAAGAAAAAGGACGACGAGCCGGCGCCCGACACCTTCGTGGTGCTCTTCGCGGCGCTGTCCATTCTCATCCTGGCGTTTTTCATCCTGCTGAACAGCATCGCGACGATGGACGAAAAACGCACGCGCACCGCGCTCGCGTCCGTCGTCGGCACGTTCGGCGTGATGCCCGGCAGCCAGCCCATCAACCTCACGATGAACACGATCGACGATGAGGTGACGCGCCAGGTCGTCGACAAGTGGATGGAAAAGTGGAAGGAGCGCGCCGGGTACACGGTATCGGACGCCATGAAGAAGGTCATCGCGAGCGTCTCGTTGCAGGATGATATTGGCATGGACATCGAGGGCGACGACCTGCGCCTGACCTTTCCCGCCGCGATCGCCTTCAACGCGGGCGAGACCGAGCTGTCGCCGGAGGCGCAAACGATCCTGTCAGCTATCTCCGAACTTTCGGTCGGGCTGCGTTCGAATCTCATCATCGAGGGGCATGCCTCGGATGACGAGTCGCAAGATGCCTGGCGCATCTCCGCCTGGCGCGGATCGGCCGCGGCGCGCTTTCTCGTCGAATTCGGAGGCGTGCCGGCCGAGATGCTGACCGTGCGCGGCCTGGGCGCGAATCACCCGGCCAATCCGGCCGATCCCGCGGCGAACCGCCGCGTGGTGGTGATTCTGAAGAAGGTCAAGCCGCGGTCGATGCTCGCGTCGTCGATGGACTTCTGGAAGACCTGGGGCGCCAAGGATCCGTGGCGCGAGCCGACGACATCGAATCTTCCGGAGCCCGAGTGA
- a CDS encoding MotA/TolQ/ExbB proton channel family protein — MDIATIIGLIATFGLILASMLMGGNLAAFVDIPSVLLVILGTFAVLFIFYPMKDATSLGKILGNTFSSRERDTRGFVEQLVKFGQLVRTEGILALEEAGKGVTDPFFKKGLMLAVDGTETEQIVSQLESEIDALAERHKKGADMLAALGTVAPAMGLIGTLIGLVLMLQNMSDPSSIGPAMAVALLTTFYGAILANVLFNPLAGKLRTRSSEEQLFNQLILTGVESISKGDNPRVIESRLNALLPPKQRVSLFDN; from the coding sequence ATGGATATCGCCACAATCATCGGTCTTATCGCCACGTTCGGGCTCATCCTCGCTTCGATGTTGATGGGCGGCAACCTGGCCGCGTTCGTGGACATTCCTTCGGTTCTTCTGGTCATTCTCGGCACGTTCGCCGTGTTGTTCATTTTCTATCCGATGAAGGACGCGACGTCGCTGGGGAAAATCCTCGGCAACACCTTCTCCTCGCGCGAACGCGATACGCGCGGGTTTGTGGAACAGCTCGTGAAATTCGGCCAGCTCGTTCGCACCGAGGGCATCCTCGCGCTGGAGGAGGCGGGCAAGGGCGTCACCGATCCGTTTTTCAAGAAGGGGCTGATGCTCGCCGTGGACGGCACCGAGACCGAGCAGATCGTCTCGCAGCTTGAAAGTGAGATCGACGCGCTGGCCGAGCGGCACAAGAAGGGCGCGGACATGCTCGCGGCGCTCGGCACCGTGGCGCCGGCGATGGGCCTTATCGGCACGCTGATCGGCCTTGTGCTGATGCTGCAGAACATGTCGGATCCGTCGTCCATCGGCCCGGCGATGGCCGTCGCGCTCTTGACGACGTTTTACGGCGCGATCCTCGCGAACGTTCTGTTCAACCCGCTGGCGGGAAAACTCCGCACGCGAAGCAGCGAGGAGCAGCTTTTCAATCAGCTCATCCTCACCGGCGTGGAGTCGATCTCCAAGGGAGACAACCCGCGCGTGATCGAATCGAGGCTCAACGCGCTTTTGCCGCCGAAGCAGCGCGTCAGCCTGTTCGACAACTAG
- a CDS encoding OmpA family protein has protein sequence MAKKKKSGGAKIDPNAWMVTFGDLITLLLTFFVLLLSMSSMEDAKLEAISDSLGGSIIDAVRTSDFTSNEIVLVKDVKVLRDFLELVNPKLYSADREVVKDKEYQLRASADKAAATSGLQPDASEVEGGGGADAEVRVSAVAGGMLVTLPEQITFASGSAALLPGFAGGAKRVLDALAATMRRYKLEATVMGHTDDRPVAGSEYPSNWELSCARAAAIVSLLQTSSGADPTLLAAAGYGDARPIADNASLEGRTRNRRVEVFLRPTTGSGLSRHTDIDIDYKALEPAAPDDIIEIPANGERMGDA, from the coding sequence ATGGCGAAAAAAAAGAAATCCGGCGGCGCGAAAATCGATCCGAATGCCTGGATGGTGACGTTTGGCGACCTGATCACGCTTCTGCTCACGTTTTTCGTGCTGCTGCTTTCGATGTCCTCGATGGAGGACGCCAAGCTCGAGGCGATCTCCGATTCGCTCGGCGGCTCCATCATCGACGCGGTGCGTACGAGCGATTTCACGTCCAACGAAATCGTGCTCGTCAAGGACGTGAAGGTGCTGCGCGATTTCCTCGAGCTGGTGAACCCCAAGCTCTACAGCGCCGATCGCGAGGTCGTGAAGGACAAGGAATATCAGCTGCGCGCGAGCGCCGACAAGGCGGCTGCTACGTCCGGCCTGCAACCTGACGCAAGCGAGGTCGAAGGCGGCGGAGGCGCGGACGCCGAGGTGCGCGTGTCCGCGGTGGCGGGCGGCATGCTCGTCACGCTGCCGGAGCAGATCACGTTCGCATCGGGATCGGCGGCGCTCCTGCCGGGATTCGCCGGCGGCGCCAAGCGTGTGCTCGACGCGCTTGCGGCGACGATGCGCCGATACAAACTCGAGGCCACGGTCATGGGCCACACCGACGATCGCCCGGTGGCGGGCAGCGAATATCCGTCGAACTGGGAGCTTTCCTGCGCGCGCGCGGCGGCGATTGTATCGCTGCTGCAAACATCGTCGGGCGCCGATCCCACGTTGCTTGCCGCCGCGGGTTACGGCGACGCGCGGCCGATCGCCGACAATGCGTCGCTCGAAGGGCGCACGCGCAACCGCCGCGTCGAGGTTTTTTTGCGCCCGACGACCGGGTCCGGGCTGTCGCGCCACACCGATATCGATATCGACTACAAGGCGCTCGAGCCCGCCGCGCCGGACGACATCATCGAGATCCCCGCGAACGGGGAGCGGATGGGAGACGCCTGA